Proteins encoded in a region of the Quercus lobata isolate SW786 chromosome 8, ValleyOak3.0 Primary Assembly, whole genome shotgun sequence genome:
- the LOC115958264 gene encoding fasciclin-like arabinogalactan protein 1, with the protein MQLRSVTTVTLLSISLLFIFISNAHAHNITRLLADHPEFSTFNHYLSLTHLAGEINSHTTITVCAVDNAAMSDLLSTHPSIYTVKNILSLHVLLDYFGAKKLHQITNGTALAATMFQATGSAPGSSGFVNITDLKGGKVGFSPEDNNNQINTYFVKSVKEIPYNISVIQISKVLPSDVAAAPAPGPAETNITAVMSAHGCKVFADTLIADVDAEKTFESSAEGGLTVFCPVDDAFKAFLPKYKNLTAARKTALLEYHGVPVYQSMAMLKSNNGVMNTLATDGASKFDFTVQNDGMDVTLKTKVVTAKITGTLIDEQPIAIYTVDKVLQPKELFKAQADTPAPAPAPDVTADSPKPSTKKSKKAPSPSDEADSPSPTDDAADQVADQNAAVRFDGARFGSLIVCVWWIVKTML; encoded by the coding sequence ATGCAGCTCCGTTCAGTTACGACGGTTACTCTCCTTTCCATTTCCCTCCTTTTCATCTTCATTTCCAACGCCCACGCGCACAACATCACGCGCCTACTGGCCGACCACCCTGAATTCTCGACCTTCAACCACTACCTCTCCCTCACGCACCTCGCCGGCGAGATCAACAGCCACACCACCATAACCGTCTGCGCCGTCGACAACGCCGCCATGTCCGACCTCCTCTCCACCCACCCTTCCATCTACACCGTCAAGAACATCCTCTCCCTCCACGTCCTCCTCGACTACTTTGGTGCCAAAAAGCTCCACCAGATCACCAACGGCACCGCCCTGGCCGCCACCATGTTCCAGGCCACCGGCTCCGCCCCTGGCTCCTCCGGCTTCGTCAACATCACCGACCTCAAGGGCGGAAAGGTCGGCTTTTCCCCCGAGGACAACAACAACCAGATCAACACCTATTTCGTCAAATCTGTCAAAGAAATCCCCTACAATATCTCCGTCATCCAGATCAGCAAGGTCCTCCCGTCTGACGTGGCGGCGGCTCCGGCTCCCGGTCCGGCCGAAACGAACATAACCGCCGTCATGTCCGCTCACGGTTGCAAAGTCTTCGCCGACACTCTTATTGCTGACGTGGACGCTGAGAAGACCTTTGAGAGCAGTGCCGAAGGTGGATTGACGGTGTTTTGTCCAGTTGACGACGCTTTCAAGGCGTTTTTGCCGAAGTACAAGAATTTGACGGCGGCGAGGAAAACGGCGTTACTTGAGTACCACGGCGTTCCGGTTTATCAGTCTATGGCAATGTTGAAGTCGAACAACGGAGTTATGAACACGCTGGCCACTGACGGAGCGAGCAAGTTCGATTTCACTGTGCAGAATGACGGAATGGACGTGACGCTGAAGACGAAGGTCGTGACGGCGAAGATCACCGGAACTTTGATCGACGAGCAGCCGATCGCGATCTACACGGTTGACAAGGTTTTGCAGCCGAAGGAGCTGTTTAAGGCCCAGGCTGATACTCCGGCGCCGGCTCCGGCTCCAGATGTGACCGCGGATTCTCCCAAGCCGAGTACGAAGAAGTCGAAGAAGGCACCATCTCCGTCGGACGAAGCGGACTCTCCGTCTCCGACTGACGATGCGGCGGATCAGGTGGCGGATCAGAACGCAGCCGTTAGATTCGACGGCGCGAGGTTTGGGTCGTTGATTGTCTGTGTGTGGTGGATTGTGAAGACAATGttgtaa
- the LOC115956162 gene encoding nudix hydrolase 10-like, with amino-acid sequence MMVSNKVCENGGEHVGLLPATDDDHGGVIVDIEEAMDAKVFVTLLRDSISKWRQQGKKGIWIKLPIGLVNLVEPTVKEGFRYHHAEPTYLMLVRWIPETTDTIPANASHRVGIGAIVLNDKRELLVVQEKSGKLKGMGVWKIPTGVVDEGENINEAAVREVKEETGIDAKFLEILAFRQSHKLFFQKSDLFFICMMHPLSSDIKKQDLEIEAAQWMPFEEYAAQPVAQDHQLYKYIAELCLAKEQGEYTGLSPVPITSIFHKDLSYLYLNSQHLNQSPVSSDQS; translated from the exons ATGATGGTTTCAAACAAAGTGTGTGAAAATGGAGGTGAGCATGTTGGGTTGCTGCCGGCAACTGACGATGACCATGGAGGGGTCATTGTAGATATAGAGGAGGCCATGGATGCTAAGGTGTTTGTTACTTTGCTTAGAGATTCAATCTCCAAATGGAGGCAACAG GGCAAGAAGGGCATCTGGATTAAATTACCGATTGGACTTGTAAATCTTGTTGAACCTACAGTCAAG GAGGGATTTCGGTACCACCATGCCGAGCCAACTTACCTGATGTTGGTTCGCTGGATTCCTGAAACCACTGATACTATTCCTGCAAATGCTTCACACCGAGTAGGTATTGGTGCTATTGTCTTGAATGATAAAAGAGAG TTGCTTGTAGTTCAGGAAAAAAGTGGTAAATTGAAAGGAATGGGTGTGTGGAAAATCCCTACTGGGGTTGTTGATGAG GGTGAGAATATTAATGAGGCTGCTGTAAGAGAAGTAAAAGAAGAAACAGGA ATTGACGCAAAATTTTTGGAGATACTGGCATTCAG GCAATCACACAAGTTGTTCTTTCAGAAGTCGGATCTATTTTTCATTTGCATGATGCATCCTCTGTCCTCAGACATAAAGAAGCAAGATCTTGAAATTGAGGCAGCCCAG TGGATGCCGTTTGAGGAATATGCAGCCCAACCTGTTGCCCAGGATCATCAGCTTTATAAGTACATTGCTGAACTATGCTTGGCAAAGGAACAGGGTGAATACACTGGCTTATCACCGGTGCCTATAACTTCAATTTTCCACAAGGATTTGAGTTATTTATATTTGAACAGCCAACATCTGAACCAGTCCCCGGTTTCTTCTGATCAATCTTAG